The nucleotide sequence TTGGGCAAGCAAGCTGCAAAATCTAGAAACATGGACGCAAGTTTCACGGCAGAGCTTTCCGAGAGTTGTGGACGCGTGTCACGGTAAGCTAACCTTGAGGATTTGAACAAGCTCACTCTCATCCCATCCCTACTTCCACGTGTGGCAAACATCAAACGTGTACGGCAACTTTCTCTACACCGTCCGAGAAGAACACCTGGGCGTTGGGAGCACGGCGCCACTTGGCCATCGCTCGGGGACGCGGCCGCGTGCATGGCGATATGTCCCAAGCCTTTGGTCTTATAGCTTCAGCCAGTGTCACAAGACTCCCCGTTGACCAGATCACTGTTCGTCGCTAAGATAAGAGGCCGTTTAGAACAAGTGCGGTCTAATCAGGCCTACTCATCGATCGGTTTATCCTGTTTATTATGGTCTGCTTTTTGCTGCTCAGCATTGCATTCCTAACTGGGAACTGACGGATAAGTGCACAGGCCAAGAAAGGATAAATGATCCCGAGTGTGTCGAATGGGGAGTGGCCTTCTCTAGCGTGATCTAGCAACTCCTTTAGGCATGGGTGGCCGGCCCCATGAGATGAGAcaccggaggagaagatagacatATGCTACTCCTACTCCATGCTAACCCGACAGGTGATCCCCAAATGGCTCGTGCATATCTCTAGTCTAGAGCAAACGTTTCTGGAATCGTCACGCCACGATAGTTCGGCGGAAGTAATTAAGCGCGCACGGAAGGGGACAGTAATACTTGTACTAGTTCGATGCAATAACGATTCTGTTATTCCACTTTCATCAAGGAAGGCACTGCTCACAGGAAATACAGGTGGGTCACTCAAGAGGCCCGAGCAGAAGTCATTCTGCTGCTCAGCTGAGACTGAGAGAGCAGTTAATCCTACAGTGCCAACACGATCGGCATCCTCCACGTATGCAGACACGAAGAATTCGGCCTCCGCTTCGAAAGCTACTTCGCCCGATGATGCGCGCTCGTCCTCGGCGGCGGCATCGCGAGCTTCACGGCTGTCGCTGAGCACGTCGATCCAGCCTTCGTCTGAGTCCCAGTCCGGGAATGCCGACGGAGGGGATGCCAATGCTCTGATCCTCTCGGCAGCGGGGCTCTCTGACatgccgtcgtcgtcctcttcggtGTCGGACTCCTCCCAGAGCGCCGCGTCCAGCGTGCTCTTGGGGGACACCCATTTGGCCGCCGCCTCCTCGGGCTTCACGCCGCAACCGGCCGATGCCAGGAACGGGTGCTCCAGCAGCTGCGCCGCCGTGCACCGGTCGCGGGCGTCTCTCGCGAAGCACATGGCCAGGAAGCGCTTCGCCTCCGCGGACAGCCACGCCGGCACCTCCGGCACGGCGTCCGTGTAGCCGATCCGGTGCATCGCGGCGAGGACGTCGTCCATGTCGCTCCACGGGGCGCGGCCGGTGGCCATCTCGACGACGGTGCAGCCCAGCGCCCAGACGTCGGCCGCGGGGCCCTGCTCCTCGCCCCGCGCCACCTCCGGCGCCATGAACGCCGGCGTGCCCCCGACGGGCCGGTCGGAAGAGCCCACCGCCCTCGCGCACCCGAAGTCCGCGATCTTCGCGCGGCCGTCGGCGCCGACCACGACGTTCCTCGCCTTCACGTCGCCGTGGACGAGGGACCTCCCGTGGAGGTACGCCAGGCCTCTGGCCACGTCGGCGGCGTACGCCCGGACGGCGCGCTCCTCGAGCCGGCCCCCGCTCCTCGCGGCGACGTCGGCAACGGAGCCGCCCGGCGCGAACTCGAGGAAGAGCTGGcactcgccggcggcggcgcggaagccgaggcagGGCAGGACGTGCGGCGAGCAGAGGCCGGACAGGATGCGGCCCTCGCGCCGGAGCTGGTCCGCGGCGGCCGCGGGCGCCGACTTGACGGCGAAGAGCGCGCCCgagaggtcgtcggcggcgagggacaCGACGGCGCCGGACGCGCCGCGGCCGAGCGTGCGGACGCGTGTCCAGCTGCCGCCGACCGCTGTCTCCATTTTCTTTTCTCGGCGCTCGGTTCTTGCAGGTGTTTCGAATTTGTGGTGGCTGCGAGTAGCTGGCTCGTCGCTCGATTGGTTTCCCTTGTGCGATTTGATTtgaagtggagctcggggtcggggtgtgtgtgtgtatatatggcGGGGCCGGAAAAGACAGGTGGCGTGGCTTCGATTTCGATCCGTACCAATTCCGGCCGCGGCGTGGTGTGAAAAGCATGTGCCCAGCGGGAGCTGCGCGAGGAAACGGGAGGGTGGGCGTTGACGGGACACTGTCGCGTGGGCCGGGCGGGTCGGAGGCACCGTCAACGTGGCCTCATTTCGCTGCACGTGGGGGATTTGCCGAATTGGGTTCCGGGAGCGGGCAGAGCAGATGGAAAACGGCGTCAAGTTGGGCAGGAGGCAGGGAGAGGTCCTGTCTCTCTCGCGCGATCGAGCGAAGCTTCTTCAGCCGCGTCATCGCTTCTCTCATCTCATGGTCGATGCTCTCATTGCTTCTCTCATGCTCTTTCTAATTCTTCTCTCAGATTACTGACTTACGGAGGAAAAGATCGCGAGCACTTCGTCACGAAGATATTTGACATATTGTTATATCTGTGTTTTCTTAAGCACAAACCATAGATTAACTGTTCTACGGTATTTTCGTTAAATAATAGTAGTAATATGCATAGGCAAaacaaagaagaagatgaaagaagaGAAGAAAGGTATCATCATGAGtggaagaaaaaaaaatctaacaatCTGAAATCGTGCTCCAAGATGAGAATTAATACAATCCTTGACCGTTATCGTGTGTTTTTGCTTGGTCATGTATACCAGAAGGGATAGTTCTTTCCTGAGCATGTATTTATTTCTTGGAGTTTCTAAATGGCACTTCTCTCGTGAATGCCTTACCATTTCTTTGTTTTCAAATACTTCTGCAACCAAGGATTTTAATGTACACGTCAAAGAATTTAGGCAATTGTTGATGAGCAAGCAGAACATTATCTTATATGGAAGTTCCCCTATGCCTAGAGGGGATGGTGGTGGAGCGAATGTGCAATCCAAAAAAGATGTAGTGAAGTCTCTTCAGCTCCCTCATTCCAGAAAAAACACTCATAGTAGTCTAAGTGCATAGATTTTCTCTTGAAAAGATTCCTTGTGTTGAGTCTATTAAGAAGCAACAATAAGAAAAAAATTGTGCCTTTTACTGTTAGCACTTCTCCATAACCAacgtcttcgtagatgaggtttaagcTGCTACCGCCATACATTAGCACTCTATGCAGTCAACATGCATCCACTACGAGGtcgaggaccaaagcggctgggcATCGGCTTAGATCGACCACCGGCTGACTGTGTTGCTCGAATGTGATCGGCGTGTCCAACCATGTGGCCGAATGTGTGCCTATCTAGGCATAGCCGAGCTCGTGTAGAGCTTGTTTTCTTTGATTCCCTGATTTGTACGTTTGGTAAATCATCAGGACCTCGGCTTCACCCGAGGACTTCGTTGAATGACTAATAGCGTGCCTATATGCGAGGAGAGCCTCGCCACCCGTTTCCACTTGTTTCACAACACAACAGGCTCGAAGGCTGTGGGTTGGATTGGTGCTGAGCAAAACAAAGTGTATAGGGCACGGTTGGTCCCGCAGTCCGTCTAGGGCGGTCTAGGATCccgtctttttttctttttcatgaTGGTTCCCCTAGCACGGGGCGCCTGGATGGCTCCATTTGATGTGTGGGGT is from Triticum aestivum cultivar Chinese Spring chromosome 3A, IWGSC CS RefSeq v2.1, whole genome shotgun sequence and encodes:
- the LOC123058477 gene encoding mitogen-activated protein kinase kinase kinase 17 encodes the protein METAVGGSWTRVRTLGRGASGAVVSLAADDLSGALFAVKSAPAAAADQLRREGRILSGLCSPHVLPCLGFRAAAGECQLFLEFAPGGSVADVAARSGGRLEERAVRAYAADVARGLAYLHGRSLVHGDVKARNVVVGADGRAKIADFGCARAVGSSDRPVGGTPAFMAPEVARGEEQGPAADVWALGCTVVEMATGRAPWSDMDDVLAAMHRIGYTDAVPEVPAWLSAEAKRFLAMCFARDARDRCTAAQLLEHPFLASAGCGVKPEEAAAKWVSPKSTLDAALWEESDTEEDDDGMSESPAAERIRALASPPSAFPDWDSDEGWIDVLSDSREARDAAAEDERASSGEVAFEAEAEFFVSAYVEDADRVGTVGLTALSVSAEQQNDFCSGLLSDPPVFPVSSAFLDESGITESLLHRTSTSITVPFRARLITSAELSWRDDSRNVCSRLEICTSHLGITCRVSME